The Papaver somniferum cultivar HN1 chromosome 3, ASM357369v1, whole genome shotgun sequence genome includes a region encoding these proteins:
- the LOC113357756 gene encoding chlorophyllase-2, chloroplastic yields the protein MSSSSSSTRNIFKLGRYTVCVLQVDPKSCTRTTSSSSSLHSHPLTKPLLIATPTEEGEFPVLVFLHGFLLYNSFYSQLIQHIASHGFIVVAPQLYNCAGPDSSDEIKSAAAITEWLSDGLSSVLPPTVLPNLTKAALAGHSRGGKVAFALALSYSSTNKSASNGTNSTIKYSALMGIDPVDGMDKGKQTPPPVLTYVPQSFDLDMAVLVVGSGLGEIKRNRFFPPCAPKGVNHEDFYNECQAPACYFVVKDYGHTDMLDDETKGIRGKLSYCTCKNGKTREPMRQFVGGIMVAFMKAYLEDDPSYLNAIKGGKETRIPVDLQTVEFLM from the exons AtgtcctcttcctcttcttccaccAGAAATATTTTCAAATTGGGAAGGTACACAGTGTGTGTTCTTCAAGTCGATCCCAAAAGTTGTACAAGAACGACATCTTCTTCGTCATCGTTACATAGCCACCCTTTAACAAAACCTCTTTTAATTGCGACCCCTACAGAAGAAGGAGAATTCCCCGTACTGGTATTTTTACATGGTTTTCTTCTCTACAACTCTTTCTATTCACAGCTTATCCAACACATTGCTTCACATGGTTTCATCGTTGTTGCCCCTCAG TTATACAATTGTGCAGGACCAGATTCTAGTGATGAAATCAAGTCAGCTGCAGCAATAACGGAATGGTTATCAGATGGACTCAGTAGCGTACTTCCACCGACAGTTCTACCAAATCTAACAAAAGCAGCACTTGCCGGTCATAGCAGGGGTGGTAAAGTTGCATTTGCGCTGGCCTTATCGTACAGTTCAACTAATAAATCAGCTAGTAATGGTACTAATTCAACAATCAAGTATTCAGCTCTAATGGGTATAGATCCAGTAGATGGAATGGACAAAGGAAAACAAACTCCTCCACCCGTTCTTACCTATGTTCCTCAGTCTTTTGATCTAGACATGGCAGTTTTAGTTGTTGGTTCTGGGCTCGGAGAAATCAAGAGAAACAGATTTTTCCCTCCTTGTGCTCCCAAAGGTGTAAACCATGAAGATTTTTATAATGAATGTCAAGCACCAGCTTGTTATTTTGTTGTGAAAGATTATGGACATACAGACATGCTTGATGATGAAACTAAAGGCATAAGAGGGAAACTCAGTTATTGTACTTGTAAAAATGGGAAAACTAGAGAACCTATGAGGCAATTTGTGGGAGGAATTATGGTTGCTTTTATGAAAGCTTATCTTGAAGATGATCCTAGTTACTTGAATGCTATCAAGGGTGGCAAGGAAACTAGGATTCCTGTCGATCTTCAAACTGTTGAATTCTTGATGTGA